ACTCCAGCCGCGCCATTTCGGCCGCGTCGTCGTCGATGCGCTGCGCGAGCCGCAGCAGCAGCGTGGAACGCTCGGCAGGCGTCGTCGCGCTCCAGGCGTCGAAGGCCTTGGCAGCCGCGACGACCGCCGCATCCACCTGTCCCGTCGTGGCCTCCGGGATTTCGGCGAGCGTCGTACCGGTGGCCGGGTTGAGCACCGCGAGCGGGTCTCCGCCGCCTGTCACCTGCCGACCGCCTATCATCAATTGAGTATCCATGGGGTGTCCTCTGCTCGTTGGCGTTGATTCGATGCGATCCGGGGGCTCACTTCACGCTGCCGGAGACGTCATGCGTGTCGCGCGTGAGATAGAACGCCGCGACGATCGGCACGAAGGTGAGCGCGATCACGAAGACCGCGACGACGTTGGTCACCGGCCGTTCCCGCGGACGCACGAGTTCACTCAGCATCCAGATGGGCAGCGTGCTCTGCTGGCCTGCGGTGAAGGTGGTGACGATGACCTCGTCGAAGGAAAGCGCGAAGGCGAGCATCCCGCCTGCCAGCAGCGCCGTGGCGATGTTGGGCAGGATGACGTGGCGCAACGTCTGGAAGGCGTCGGCGCCGAGATCCATGGACGCCTCGATGAGTGCCCGGCTCGTGCGGCGGAACCGTGCGAGAACGTTGTTGTAGACGACCACGATGCAGAACGTGGCGTGGCCGACGACGATGGTCCAGAAACTGAACGGGATCTCCGCGAGGC
This DNA window, taken from Betaproteobacteria bacterium, encodes the following:
- a CDS encoding ABC transporter permease; translation: MRSDGTGVRAGWGLRAATAAGMLFLHVPLVIIVLYAFSVEEKSFRFPIPGFTTKWFAVAFGREDIRSALSLSLQVAAVATLTAMVLGTLAAAAVWRSRFFGREAISLLLILPIALPGIITGIALRSALGLAEIPFSFWTIVVGHATFCIVVVYNNVLARFRRTSRALIEASMDLGADAFQTLRHVILPNIATALLAGGMLAFALSFDEVIVTTFTAGQQSTLPIWMLSELVRPRERPVTNVVAVFVIALTFVPIVAAFYLTRDTHDVSGSVK